One stretch of Armigeres subalbatus isolate Guangzhou_Male chromosome 2, GZ_Asu_2, whole genome shotgun sequence DNA includes these proteins:
- the LOC134216377 gene encoding larval cuticle protein F1-like, which produces MFAKVIVLAAVAIVCANGKPLVAAPVVAAAPAVVTAQSSQVIARNYNGIAAAYTSPFAAAYTAPLAAAYTAPVAAAYTAPVAAAYTAPVGAAYSAYTAPIAAAAYTNAPVAAAYTAAAYTAPFAPAAAYTAAAPLAAAAYNAAPVAAAYSAYPYVL; this is translated from the exons ATGTTCGCCAAAGTG ATTGTCCTCGCTGCCGTCGCCATCGTTTGCGCTAACGGAAAGCCTCTGGTCGCTGCTCCGGTAGTGGCCGCGGCTCCAGCTGTAGTGACTGCCCAGAGCTCTCAGGTCATTGCTCGTAACTATAACGGAATCGCTGCGGCTTACACTTCCCCATTTGCTGCTGCTTACACCGCGCCATTAGCCGCTGCTTACACCGCTCCGGTCGCTGCTGCCTACACCGCTCCAGTTGCTGCTGCTTACACCGCTCCAGTCGGTGCTGCTTACAGCGCTTACACTGCCCCAATTGCCGCCGCCGCTTACACTAACGCTCCAGTCGCCGCTGCTTATACTGCTGCCGCCTACACTGCACCTTTTGCCCCAGCCGCCGCCTACACTGCTGCTGCTCCTCTGGCAGCCGCTGCTTATAACGCTGCTCCAGTCGCTGCTGCATACAGTGCCTATCCTTACGTTTTGTAA